The following coding sequences are from one Humulus lupulus chromosome X, drHumLupu1.1, whole genome shotgun sequence window:
- the LOC133803879 gene encoding uncharacterized protein LOC133803879, whose translation MAKKPTAKPSKGSSSKKRAASSDVEERKSKKSKPESDDRNESEISETKKVKLKLENIKRSDVEHVVLKFEDFDFNTDFKDHGKGEIHSESNVDIGDHDMSTTPSVG comes from the exons ATGGCAAAAAAACCTACTGCCAAACCTTCGAAGGGATCATCTTCTAAGAAAAGGGCAGCTTCAAGTGATGTTGAGGAGCGTAAGTCGAAGAAGTCGAAGCCGGAATCAGATGACCGTAATGAATCTGAAATTTCTGAAACTAAGAAAGTCAAG TTGAAGTTGGAGAATATAAAACGAAGCGATGTTGAACATGTTGTTTTGAAGTTTGAGGACTTTGATTTCAACACTGATTTTAAGGATCATGGGAAAGGCGAGATTCATTCTGAATCTAATGTAGATATTGGGGATCATGACATGTCAACAACTCCATCTGTGGGTTGA
- the LOC133803878 gene encoding protein DCL homolog, chloroplastic: protein MGLSASSHLLATHPMAAPMLLRGFPLLHLRLQLYHYRLSACCIPPPRWHLCTAAIESTRPEENTSSSTDNSGSLHSVKDSTKYQRWNDADYRQWKNKEEEILKDISPIVLLTKNILHSGLYMDGERLTPEDEKAVVERLLSYHPHAEDKIGCGLDSIMVDRHPQFSHSRCLFIIRTDGAWIDFSYQKCLRQYVREKYPSHAERFIREHFKRGSGL, encoded by the exons ATGGGATTATCAGCATCATCGCACTTACTTGCGACGCATCCAATGGCGGCTCCTATGCTTCTCAGAGGCTTTCCGCTCCTCCACCTCCGACTTCAACTTTACCACTACAGACTCTCTGCCTGCTGCATACCGCCGCCTCGTTGGCATTTATGCACCGCCGCCATTGAGTCCACTCGACCGGAGGAGAACACGTCGTCATCTACTGATAACTCCGGTTCCTTACACAGCGTTAAGGACTCGACCAAGTACCAGAGGTGGAACGACGCTGATTACCGCCAGTGGAAAAATAAAGAGGAAGAGATTCTCAAGGACATCTCGCCTATTGTTTTGCTCACCAAGAACATCCTTCATTCGGGATT GTATATGGACGGAGAACGATTAACACCGGAGGATGAGAAAGCTGTAGTGGAAAGACTCCTTTCCTATCATCCGCACGCTGAAGATAAAATCGGATGCGGACTTGATTCTATTATG GTTGATCGACACCCCCAATTCAGTCATTCACGGTGCCTATTTATCATTAGAACTGATGGAGCATGGATAGACTTCTCATACCAGAAGTGTCTTCGACAATATGTTCGAGAGAAGTACCCGTCTCACGCAGAAAGATTCATACGAGAACATTTCAAACGTGGTAGTGGTTTATAA